caaaataagacgtgaaatattttcacaatatctatttttttaatcttgtaattaaaattttaaattatcaacCAATATGTGATCACAAATACATTTtcatattctataataaacattattttttaccaTTCACAATATTTCACCATAGAATATAAAAAGGAAACCTGTATTAATTTTCGCGGGTGCGATTTAAAAgtgtaaatattgtaaaacagCTAATTTAGAAGCGCGCATGCGCATATTTGCAATGTCGGCGTATTTTAGTGTTATTTTGAATCCGAAAGTGAGATAACCTAAAATCTACCCCAAGTATTAGCACAAAGACAActtgtaaatatgtaaacaaTCATATTTTTGAAAGGTAAAAAGTCACAAGTTATATGCAGTTTATAAATGAAAGTTGTgatattgaatttcaaaatagTAAATATCATACATTAGTTATACATTTCTTAAAGCAATAAGGTAAGATTGATgcaaaaatttctttaaataaatagtTATAAGGACAAgttacaatttttaactttcattTATAGCTAATCAGTCAAAATGAGTAAAGAACCTATTGatcttgaaaaaattaaaatttgtcgGAATGAAAATGCAGAATATGGTGAAAAAGACTATTATTCTAAAAGATTGAATCTATCTGTAAGTACTTGGTTAAAGCTGTATGAACAGCAAATATCAGTAGAATATAGAGCAAGATTGAGAGATGTTAGTATTCTCATGGCTAAAGAGTTTCGTGGTGATAATGTTTACATAAGTGAACATGGATCATTCAATACAAAGTTTGCGGCATCTGCTCcatattacttttttttgacATCAGTCGACAACGCTGAACTCACACACAATCAACCATACTCTGTAGCCTTTCATGAAATAATTGATTACACAACAGGAGAATTAATTGACAGTCTGCATATAAATTTCATGGCTGAGATGTTGTGGCTTATAAATGAGTATATGCTTGCTGTCCAAGTTCCAAAAATGACAGTTCTTTATGGCAGCTGGCTCGATCCTGACATGATGTATGAAATACCATTTGATATTGAATTTGTAAATGTTGAAATGTCTGAATTTGGTTGTCATCACTCAAAAATATCAATCTTCAAGTACACTGGTGATAAAATTAGAATCATGATTTCTTCATCAAACATTTATGCTGAAGATTGGCAGAGTAGAACTCAAGGGTAAGCATGATTTCTTATGATTTCTAATGGATATATTGATACGTACTGTGACTTTTTTCAGACTTTGGATATCACCATTTTTACCATTGCTTCCGGAAGATGCAAATGAAAGTGATGGCGAATCTCCAACAAATTTTAAACGTGACTTTTTGCAGTATTTAAGCATGTACAATCAGCCTGAGGTATTTGGATGGTCAGCGTTAATTCATAGGGCAGATTGTTCAGCtataaatgtatttttcattGCATCTGTACCTGGGCACCATGATGGTTCTAGTCTGGATACTTGGGGTCATAGAAAACTAGCTGCACTATTATCAGCTCATGCTAGTTTACCATCTGATGCACAAAAATGGCCAGTCATTGCACAAAGTTCCTCCGTAGGAGTTTTTGGTCCAGATTATCAGAGTTGGCTATCATCATCAATAGTTAGAACCATGTCCAaagaaaaagacaaaaaaattataatttttccagAGTTTAAGTTTATTTAtccatcaaaaaataattacaatcaAAGTTATGACAATCAAATTGGTTCATCTTGCCTTATGTACAATGagcaaaattatttgaaacagCAATGGttaaaagattatttatagTAAGTTGCagtgatttatttttgtattttatgctTTAAAAATTATCAGTCTGTATATTAACAGTTAATAACTTCTTTCAGTCAGTGGAAATCAGATAAAATAGGTCGAACGCAAGCAATGCCGCATTTAAAATGCTATACAAGAATTTCACCTGATGAGTCGGAAATGGCGTGGTTTTTTTTAACAAGCGCAAATCTGAGTAAAGGTGCGATGGGCAAGATGTTGAGAAATTGCACTGTGCAAACTTTGTGCAACTATGAGGCTGGTGTCCTTTTTCTCCCACAGTTTATAGTAGGTTTAACTTAAAGGCAAtttgtttcaaaaaaattcgatgaatatttttattgtattactGATTTTACAAAAAGCTAAATTACGTTATTTTATTTCAGCTAAATCAAAATACGTTTCCCCTAAAAGAACCTTTATCACCGGAAGCACCGATTTTCTTGCTACCCTATGACTTGCCTCTAACTCCTTATGAACCAAATGATGAGCCTTATGTTACTATTATCCCTGCTGATGCAATCGAGGCAGAACCAATTCAGACTCCCGATACAGCTATAGATTCACaaaatttggaaaaagtaATGGATGTGGATGAAAATCCAGTTCCAGACATATCTGAAGAAACATCGAATTTAGAGGAAGGTAAAAATCCTAATGAAATCTCAGAATCAGAACATCTTACTATAACAGAAGTTATAGAATAATAcgtttcattaaaatttaacggTTTGACAATTGTATTCAATAATGCTGACAGCTTTATTcaaaagtatataatattataatttatttattagtttttagtttttttgtgATTTGTAGTAACGATTCCTAAGTGCCGTTACTCTCCGtaatttacaaacaaatcttAGTATCTAACAGATTGTGTATTACGAGTTTCAAATGGACTTGCAAACGCAAAGAACAGAAGCTTCTATAATTTTCTGTTGTTCTTGTTAAACgtatttattagttttaagGAAGTTTTTTACAAAATGCCTAGCAATATTTTGAAACTGGTACTAtgagaaaagaaaacgaaaagATCATTGACAAAAGAAAATACTGTGCATTTTTGTACGAATGTTAATAAAGtctatattttaatttatatagcCAGACTCGATACTTCTTCTTGAATCCTTAAGAAATTGTTAGGCTGACCTATTGCGAAAAACATGTTATTGGCCTTCCGGTTCGCAAAATATCCGAATTCTGGAAGAATTCCATCGGATTTAAAAAAGCATGAGTTTTATAGCAAGCATATAGCAATCAGTGCATAACATCCGCAGCTGATCAATTTTTCACGGCTAAGCAGATTACGAGGAGCAGACACTCGAGAGTATGCGACGTCAGTCAGATGGCGATGCAACGGACGCGACACGTATGCGTGTACGCTAATTTTTTAGAACGTCAACGTACACGCGCTGAATggcttttttaaaaagaaaacctCCGACATTTCGATCGTCGATGCATGGAacattttgaatatatttcgTGATGTTGTTTacaattatgtaaaatatttgaatgAAAATGCATTAATTTCTCAgctatatgtatttatacgGGATCGCGAAAGATAATATGATAATAGGCGCAGTGGAAACAGGCAAACGTATTCAGACATAATccacataaaaaaattgatttttacaCGTACGCATAAATATTCTAAtctcgtataaaaaaaaatgcattctGTAATTCTATTGTCAGGTATCTATCTATTCGTGCGTCGTGTTTTTGTTGCCAAGATGCCATGGTCTTGCGTGGCGTTTCGAACGCTGATCACGAACAGCAAACTCATCGCGATCGCGAGGATTATCCACTGATGGCTATTTACGCTTATCTTCACATACTCCTTTGTGTGATTGCTTTGATTAACCTTCTTTCATCTATGGTATCTTACTTcgtattctattattttaGATAAGATACAAACTATGTATCAACAACATTATGCAACATTAACTAGTAGTGGTAAATAGTGAACTAAGTTTTTACAGATTAATTTATTCGGATGACGTTTATTATTCGATAGCTCAGAGAAAATTATCGGTTCTTATTCATTGATCGTGAATCATTCGATTTTTAACGGTTAGGTATTTGCTATTTTCATAAACGTAAATATAACGTAAGAACAGGTTACAAAAAGCGTTAAATAACATTCACGCGTttagtgaaaataaaaagtaggCGGTGCGCTTTTCTTTATATCGCTGTGAAGTTTCTCGAATAAAACTAACATGCCATCAATTTCAATGAGGTGTTCGGCTTTTGTTAATGACAGTTTTTCAGGCTGACAGTTTTTTAGCTTTCAAACGCTACATTTCGATGACTACGTATATCAGCAAAAATACATACAGACGTTTTTTATCAGAAATCAGCTTCACCACCGACAATGTCTCCCGATGTATTTCCCCCAGTTTTCTAAATCAAGCGACTCGATATTATCCGCGCGAGATGATACGCTCTGATCGATTATCCATTGGGCGTCTTTGACGTCAGTGCTAATTAGTCTTTGCCAATTGCGCGGGTGATCGCGTCTAGCTCTAAGGTTTCTACGCGCTGATGCAAACGCGTATTTTTTGCcgcctcttctttttttgctcCGCCTGCGACAAACACGCGCCTCTTCGGGGTATTCGCAGTTTACGGAATCTCGTGTGTACTTTCGGAGTTGATTTGGATGAGTTTTTGCACGGCATATTTGGCGTACATTCGACGATTTATATGCTTGGCGATGGAAAAGCTATGCtcgtataaattataaaagcttttaaataatttattcaaattttagtaaaaattttaacttttaattatTGCGTGGTGtctattaaaaaattagcATAGGTACGCGTAGGAAGCAGTGTTGATGTTAAATTTTCcttgcattttaaaaatagcttTTTGCGCTACGTTTCTTGCTAAAAGCACTGCATCAATCAAGTATTTTCgcgatgataaaaaaatctatcaGTTTGGTAGCATGCAGATACGAACTTCTTTTGTGCTATGCAAATTTAATTGCGCCTTTGTCAAGGTTATCAATGAAAACGTATATTATGGATCACATATATACCTGTATGTGTTTTTAACgctgattttaatttaaaatcttCCTACGCAACGCGATGCGTTTGTTTTGAAACGTTGCGTGGTATGTATTAGAAATTGGAATTGCTATAAAATTGAGGCGTTTTTTTGCAGTTTATTGCGCAGAGAATAAAAGTACTATACAATTAATTAGTTACGGTTAGCTGCGACGAAAGTATCAACATATTAGCTAAAAATGTTATTACTCTTTCGCAAACTGTTTATTAATCAGTGAAACCTTATCTACATCGCAGTTTGCCGCGAAGCCATAATAAAATTCCTAAAAGCCTCGTTACGTCCATTTCAAAGCGTTAATTTCACAGTTTGCTGCAAAACTCGCTGTTTGAAGGGGCGAGTGGAGTCAACGTCCAGTTCTGCGTATTATATAGCGACATGGGCTGTAAATTTCGTGTGACACAGGGCATAGACAAATGAATCGCTGGATGTGCAAAGGAAAGTTCAAACGGGCGTAGTCGAGAGACGAGTGTGTACATATACTCGGTCGGAATGACGTCAGGGTATACACACAGTGTGCGTTTGCACTTTTATTCCGATCGTCCTCTGCATACGCGTGTGTCACACTTTCTTCGAAACTTCTGGGATAAATGATCGAGTGTCCCCAGGATGCTATGATGCATGTTAGCCGCATATGTAGGACTGCGTTTGTAATAATACTGGAATACGTGAAATTAACGAGGAATTCATTTGCTACTTTTGGCTGACAAAGATCTCGTGGATGTAATGCAAGCATGTATAAGGCGATGCGAACCTTGATGCGCCTCgccatttttctttctctataGAAGCAACTTCTCTCACGTTTTTATCTACCTGCATCTATACTCTATACACCACACGTTGTTTCGAATTCGTGTCGCTtcatctttatttatttaggtATTTTTCAAATGTATTCTGAATTTGGAGTGTTTGGAAATCCTTTTGCCTTTTTGTAATGCGAGTAAATATAACACCTCGTCCCTATGTTTGCCctacacatatatacactTTCACTTTCTTTGGTCGTTTTCTTTTCGGTTTATGTATTCTCTTCTCGCTTTTAGGTATTTTCTTAGATTTTTCTggtcaataataaataagctGCAATAAATTAACCACTGGCTTACCTGATACGTTGCAAACTCTTTCCTATTTCAAgtatgttttaatttttactactTCTGCTTTCAATACATGCATTTTCatttgtataattttgaaCTTGTGAACTTTTTGATCCTTTGACAAACTTGAGTCATGACTAGAATCTCGACATagatataaattttatgattgtgCGAAAAGTGTTGAAAGATTATTGTTCTCCTcgagttttttctttaataaattcttttaataaaatttctgCGCGCATCGCTTAAAAATCATGGTGATTCCCCGCTTAATCCTCAAGTACCCACATCACATTATACGAGTCACGCTAAATCGCCTTATCTCGGTACCGAATGTTTCGCTTTATTTCCTGCTCGGAAAATAAAATCAGGTTCAAAATGAACGATTGCAAACAAAATCAATAGGGACCAATACAAAATTCAGTACACCCCACTCCAACCCCTACACGTCCACCCGAAAGCACAAGCTCTTTATCATCCAGCAGTCTCACGCACATCCGTCTCGACAcattcctcctcctcctcctcctcctcctcctcaacCTTCTCCTTTTATTCCTCCAATATCTCATTCCacgcgtatacctatacactgCATCCCGCTGGCGCTCATATATACCCGGAAGCCCCGGCCGCGCAAACGTCCTTTTACGCTTGCGCCGCTGCTCCCCTCGCATCACTCTCTCGTTGCTCgttgtgtgtgcgcgcgcggcgtcgcCGATGCCAAGCGAGAGAAGACATCGCGCCGGCTTGCCGAGGACAGCTTCAGTCGTGTTTTGGCCGACGCCGCGGTGAAAGCGAAAGCGCGAACGAGACCGAGATCGTCGCGGGTACAGCCGCCGCTtgccttttttcttcttcctctcgtCTCTCgtttctcgtctctctctctctctctctctctctctctctctctctctctctctcgcgtgcgcggatCGATCGCGTTGTTGCCGTCGGCGACGGGCCGAGAGGATGTGCTGGAGTGGATGGTGCGAGTCGAACCGCTGACGTCGCGGTGGTGCTTGCTGCTtttactgctgctgctgttgctgtgcTGTAGGCCGGAGCTTTCGTTCTATTCGGACCGCTGTTGCTGGAAGCTGCAGGCAAGGAGGGATTGGAGAGAGACTTGATGTTGGCAGGGGTGAGTATTAGAGCTTTTTCGGCTGGTGCTGTTTTCTTTTGGGTGAATTAGTGCATTTATAGCTTGCAAGCACATTTGAGATTtttcgttttgaaaatttatgatCACGTGCCTTACTTCTAGAGATGATCTAGAATGATCTGTCAAGTTCCGCGATTTCGTTGATGTTACACTTGTGctgttaaattaaaaaaaaatctgcgaAAACGAAGCTATAGAATGACTTTCAGAGATTCTTTTCTGCTCAGGATCATCTTAATGAGTTTTATCGGTGTTATATTATCTTGCGTTCGAGCGCTTTTTCAGGATTTCATTAAGACGAGAATGATTTATTCATGACAATAAGGCTTTAATTGAGCGCTACACTTTGTAAGGAGGTTGCCAAGATGAGATTCTAGAATCGAGATGAGATTCCCAGCGGAGGCCTTATTGCTTTTCTTCGTCGctattttgtattttgtagaacttttttacaaaaagagctataatgatttatttaaaaagggCTGGTTTTTGTTCATACAACTATACGAGTCGTAGTATGTAGAAGGATTTGttaaatttgtttttgttcGCAGTAGATAATGAATTTAAATAATGGTCTTGTTTATTCGCGTTGAATGCATTTATAAAACACGAAAAATCGCTCACTACGAAATCCTCATGTAAACGCGAGCTTATCGGATTCAAAAAGCTTCACTTGTTTGCTTACATTAAGAGACAAATCGGGCGCGCTAATGCAAAAGTGTGATATTGTAACCAAAGCTCTCAATCGAACTTGAAAGATAAGCGACAACGAGTGCTGCTTATCTTCTTGAATAATCTGTGGCTAGTTAGTTACATAACGTGCATCTGTTCTATGTTATTCTCTACAACCGATCGTCACTAGCTTCCACGTGCCACAAACAATCATCCAAAGCTCGTCGCTCACTCTACTTGTTTACTGGGGTCATTCTGCCGCCCGATAAAGTCTTCCAAGTAAGAATAAAGGATAATTGTCCTAACTTTCTATCCGAAGTCGATATCACTTTGTAGTTCTCTTCTTCGCAGGTCCCAATCAAAGTAGTACCCACTTTGCTCAAGTTTGTAGTTTCGATAATCGCATTATAGCGTCTTATcctattaatttttgaatgagtaattttcgtttttaatcgCGTTCTCAATAAGTCATATGCAGTGCGACACCGATGATTTAACAATCTCTCAGAGAACATGcgattattcaatttttcgaAACGAGAATTGCAGGAGTTATTCACCGCAGGTCATACACGCCAACGGAATTTCGGGAAAGTCCTATATTCGAAAAAATCGTCTTGTACACTCATTGCAGTAACTCGTATGCACCGACTTGCAACATCAGAACTTTTGCATTAAAGAAAGCTGATTTGACCTAGTTGCGCAGGCTCGTAAAAATAGATGCATCGATGCAGCTTATTATAAAGAATAGATTAAAATAAATCGCACAGAAAACACATGTATTAAGTCAGTAGTACAACCAAGACATCCAATTACGCGTCTCGCATATAATAAGTCGCGTCTGATA
The sequence above is a segment of the Nasonia vitripennis strain AsymCx chromosome 3, Nvit_psr_1.1, whole genome shotgun sequence genome. Coding sequences within it:
- the LOC100121094 gene encoding probable tyrosyl-DNA phosphodiesterase, encoding MSKEPIDLEKIKICRNENAEYGEKDYYSKRLNLSVSTWLKLYEQQISVEYRARLRDVSILMAKEFRGDNVYISEHGSFNTKFAASAPYYFFLTSVDNAELTHNQPYSVAFHEIIDYTTGELIDSLHINFMAEMLWLINEYMLAVQVPKMTVLYGSWLDPDMMYEIPFDIEFVNVEMSEFGCHHSKISIFKYTGDKIRIMISSSNIYAEDWQSRTQGLWISPFLPLLPEDANESDGESPTNFKRDFLQYLSMYNQPEVFGWSALIHRADCSAINVFFIASVPGHHDGSSLDTWGHRKLAALLSAHASLPSDAQKWPVIAQSSSVGVFGPDYQSWLSSSIVRTMSKEKDKKIIIFPEFKFIYPSKNNYNQSYDNQIGSSCLMYNEQNYLKQQWLKDYLYQWKSDKIGRTQAMPHLKCYTRISPDESEMAWFFLTSANLSKGAMGKMLRNCTVQTLCNYEAGVLFLPQFILNQNTFPLKEPLSPEAPIFLLPYDLPLTPYEPNDEPYVTIIPADAIEAEPIQTPDTAIDSQNLEKVMDVDENPVPDISEETSNLEEGKNPNEISESEHLTITEVIE